A window from Salvia miltiorrhiza cultivar Shanhuang (shh) chromosome 2, IMPLAD_Smil_shh, whole genome shotgun sequence encodes these proteins:
- the LOC131010268 gene encoding uncharacterized protein LOC131010268 isoform X1: MAKTKKELLSSAPWRAGPQEDDKFKDAKMKVTSQPGATPTMHVPGKKKFGSKNDAVGEDSLTEIDPELRYSFQRNFQFLQNVFSIDTVVKPLPPTMAYNVSRNLSFFTRIFTQFFGEFESPSNYRHAIHFMHLSQIKFYV; the protein is encoded by the exons ATGGCGAAAACGAAGAAAGAGCTTCTGTCATCAGCGCCATGGAGGGCGGGCCCACAAGAAGACGACAAATTCAAGGACGCAAAGATGAAGGTGACGTCACAGCCGGGTGCAACACCCACAATGCACGTCCCCGGCAAGAAGAAGTTCGGCTCGAAAAACGATGCCGTTGGCGAGGACTCCCTCACTGAAATCGACCCCGAACTTCGCTACAGCTTCCAGCGCAATTTCCAG TTCCTTCAAAACGTCTTCAGCATTGATACAGTTGTCAAGCCCCTTCCTCCAACAATGGCATACAATGTCTCGCGCAATTTGTCCTTCTTCACAAGGATCTTCACACAGTTCTTCGGTGAGTTTGAGTCTCCTTCAAACTATCGTCACGCCATTCATTTTATGCATCTATCTCAAATAAAGTTTTATGTTTAG
- the LOC131010263 gene encoding agamous-like MADS-box protein AGL12: MARGKTQMKRIENPVHRQVTFCKRRAGLLKKAKELSVLCDAEIGLFIFSAHGKLYELATKGSMKGLIDKYTKYSKEIPADEEPKEKQANEYMELKEEINLLKNEIEILQKGIRYISGGGAPGAMTLNELNVLEKHLETWIYQVRSAKMDIMAQEILLLKNKEGILQAANKHLQEKIDEQYGMIELSPMLTNFQYPLTTNINQCPLTIPNQEIYQF, from the exons ATGGCTCGAGGAAAGACTCAGATGAAGAGGATCGAGAATCCGGTGCATCGGCAGGTCACCTTCTGCAAGAGGCGCGCGGGGCTTCTGAAGAAGGCTAAGGAGCTGTCTGTGCTGTGTGATGCTGAGATTGGGCTCTTCATTTTCTCTGCCCATGGCAAGCTCTATGAACTTGCCACCAAagg AAGCATGAAAGGTTTGATTGACAAATACACGAAGTATAGCAAGGAAATCCCAGCTGATGAAGAGCCTAAAGAGAAGCAAGCTAACGAATATATG GAACTGAAAGAAGAGATTAACCTGCTGAAGAATGAGATAGAGATTCTCCAGAAAGGAATAAg GTATATTTCTGGAGGGGGAGCTCCTGGTGCAATGACTTTGAATGAGCTGAATGTTCTTGAGAAACATCTTGAGACATGGATTTATCAGGTTCGTTCTGCCAAG ATGGATATCATGGCTCAAGAAATCCTGCTGCTAAAGAATAAG GAAGGAATTCTTCAAGCAGCAAACAAGCATCTGCAGGagaag ATAGATGAGCAATATGGGATGATTGAACTGTCACCAATGCTGACTAACTTTCAATACCCACTAACCACTAACATTAATCAGTGCCCACTAACTATACCAAATCAAGAGATATACCAGTTTTAA
- the LOC131010268 gene encoding uncharacterized protein LOC131010268 isoform X2 gives MAKTKKELLSSAPWRAGPQEDDKFKDAKMKVTSQPGATPTMHVPGKKKFGSKNDAVGEDSLTEIDPELRYSFQRNFQFLQNVFSIDTVVKPLPPTMAYNVSRNLSFFTRIFTQFFDPEGIADAQKSLGLGQEEKARKVR, from the exons ATGGCGAAAACGAAGAAAGAGCTTCTGTCATCAGCGCCATGGAGGGCGGGCCCACAAGAAGACGACAAATTCAAGGACGCAAAGATGAAGGTGACGTCACAGCCGGGTGCAACACCCACAATGCACGTCCCCGGCAAGAAGAAGTTCGGCTCGAAAAACGATGCCGTTGGCGAGGACTCCCTCACTGAAATCGACCCCGAACTTCGCTACAGCTTCCAGCGCAATTTCCAG TTCCTTCAAAACGTCTTCAGCATTGATACAGTTGTCAAGCCCCTTCCTCCAACAATGGCATACAATGTCTCGCGCAATTTGTCCTTCTTCACAAGGATCTTCACACAGTTCTTCG ATCCCGAAGGTATAGCAGATGCACAGAAATCACTTGGATTAGGTCAGGAAGAGAAAGCTCGTAAAGTTCGTTAA
- the LOC131010265 gene encoding GDSL esterase/lipase At1g33811 isoform X1, which translates to MAIHQQYYLWAMLLSLYLAAAEACNNNGCSQVPGFFIFGDSLVDNGNNNDMLTLARADYSPYGVDFPNGATGRFTNGRTFVDVLAQLLGFPNYIPPYAEARGRALLQGANYASGASGIRDETGNNLGDHASMNQQVMSFAKTVQQLRRYFNNANSLCDYLSKCIFYAGLGSNDYLNNYFMRDYYSTADEYTPSAFAASLLHDYTNQLTELYNLGARKVVVAGVGPIGCIPYQLARFDGKGSRCNDEINSAISLFNAGLRRAVDAFNRGRLPGARFVYLDSFQSSQDLVENATSYGFEVIDEGCCGVGRNNGQITCLPLQMPCDERWKYVFWDAFHPTEAANVILAKRAYASKTRSHAYPINIQHLALL; encoded by the exons ATGGCTATTCACCAACAATATTATTTGTGGGCTATGCTTCTTTCCTTGTATTTAGCAGCTGCCGAGGCTTGCAACAACAATGGCTGCTCACAAGTACCAGGTTTCTTCATATTTGGAGATTCCTTAGTTGACAATGGCAATAACAATGACATGTTGACTCTTGCTAGGGCTGACTACAGCCCTTACGGCGTTGATTTTCCCAACGGTGCCACGGGGCGTTTCACCAACGGCCGTACCTTTGTCGACGTGTTAG CTCAGTTGTTAGGGTTTCCTAACTACATTCCTCCCTATGCTGAGGCTCGTGGTCGAGCCCTGCTGCAGGGAGCCAATTACGCTTCGGGGGCCTCTGGAATACGAGATGAAACAGGAAATAATTTG GGCGACCACGCGTCGATGAACCAACAAGTGATGAGCTTCGCGAAGACAGTGCAGCAGCTAAGGAGATATTTCAACAATGCCAACAGCCTCTGCGATTACCTAAGCAAATGCATCTTCTACGCCGGCTTAGGCAGCAACGACTATCTCAACAACTACTTCATGCGCGATTACTACTCAACCGCCGACGAATACACCCCCTCAGCCTTCGCAGCTTCCCTCCTTCACGATTACACCAACCAACTCACG GAGCTGTACAATTTGGGGGCGAGGAAGGTGGTGGTGGCCGGAGTAGGGCCGATAGGCTGCATACCCTATCAGCTAGCGCGGTTCGATGGAAAGGGCAGCAGATGCAACGACGAGATCAACTCCGCCATCTCCCTCTTCAACGCCGGCCTCAGAAGGGCCGTGGACGCCTTCAACAGAGGCCGCCTGCCCGGCGCCAGATTCGTCTACCTCGACTCCTTCCAGAGCAGCCAAGATTTGGTCGAAAATGCAACATCATATG GATTCGAAGTGATTGACGAGGGATGTTGCGGCGTGGGGAGGAACAACGGGCAGATCACATGCCTTCCGCTTCAGATGCCGTGTGACGAGCGCTGGAAATACGTATTCTGGGACGCCTTTCATCCCACAGAAGCCGCCAACGTCATTCTCGCCAAAAGAGCATACGCTTCCAAGACCAGATCTCATGCATACCCTATAAACATACAGCACTTAGCCCTGCTCTAG
- the LOC131010267 gene encoding glucuronoxylan 4-O-methyltransferase 3: protein MREKAHYHFNLKTILICFFFLLFLFLILRSSFPYSQHTPLSTTPAATHPENSPQSCRPSLPNSPLTCTKIPPSLAHALVHYATLNITPQQTLKEISISLKVLEKKSPCNFLVFGLGHDSLMWTALNHGGRTVFLEEDVEWIAQIKERVPSLEAYHVAYDTKVSQADELLEVATREECRVVSDPRSSKCELALASFPSEVYEVEWDVIMVDAPTGYFEGAPGRMSAIYTAGLMARNRESGESDVFVHDVDRVVEDRFSKALLCEGYLIQQQGRIRHFTIPTHRTTFGRPFCP from the coding sequence ATGAGGGAGAAAGCACACTACCATTTCAATCTCAAGACAATCTTGATAtgtttcttcttccttctcttcctcttcttgatCCTCCGATCATCTTTCCCCTACTCCCAACACACCCCTCTGTCGACTACTCCGGCAGCCACCCACCCCGAGAATTCGCCACAGAGCTGCCGCCCCTCTCTCCCCAACTCACCACTAACATGCACCAAAATCCCACCTTCCCTAGCCCACGCATTAGTCCACTACGCAACCCTAAACATCACGCCACAACAAACTTTGAAGGAAATCTCCATCTCCCTCAAAGTCCTCGAAAAAAAATCTCCATGCAACTTCCTGGTGTTCGGATTGGGCCACGACAGCTTGATGTGGACGGCGCTCAACCACGGGGGGCGGACGGTTTTCCTAGAAGAGGACGTGGAGTGGATCGCACAAATCAAGGAGCGGGTCCCATCCCTCGAGGCGTACCACGTGGCGTACGACACGAAGGTGTCGCAGGCGGACGAGCTGCTGGAGGTGGCCACGAGGGAGGAGTGTAGGGTTGTGAGCGACCCGAGATCGTCCAAGTGCGAGCTGGCGCTGGCTAGTTTTCCAAGTGAGGTTTACGAGGTGGAGTGGGACGTGATCATGGTGGACGCGCCGACCGGGTACTTCGAGGGGGCGCCGGGGCGGATGAGCGCGATCTACACGGCGGGGTTGATGGCCAGGAATAGGGAGAGTGGTGAGAGTGATGTGTTTGTGCATGATGTGGATAGGGTTGTGGAGGATAGGTTTTCAAAGGCATTGTTGTGTGAGGGTTACTTGATTCAGCAACAAGGGAGGATTAGGCATTTCACTATCCCTACTCATAGGACTACTTTTGGTAGACCTTTTTGTCCATAG
- the LOC131010264 gene encoding GDSL esterase/lipase At1g71691, producing the protein MAHSFFNFCRLLVLFLWLFANNAGLCWAQGANGGRRRALVPAMFIFGDSLIDNGNNNNLPSLAKANYLPYGIDFNGGPTGRFSNGYTMVDTIAELLGLPLIPPYSEASGNQMRFGVNYASAAAGILDITGRNFVSRIPFNQQIKNFENTLDQLTGRLGAAEMAQELARCIFFVGMGSNDYLNNYLMPNYDTKNQYNGQQYADFLVQQYTQQLTRLYNLGARKFVIAGLGLMGCIPSILAQSRSGACSEEVNQLIVPFNTNTKAMINKLITNLPGVHFSYIDVHNMFQDLLANARSYGFSVVNRGCCGIGRNRGQITCLPMQTPCPNRNRYVFWDAFHPTEAVNILFGNKAFNGGTDVVYPYNIDQLARL; encoded by the exons atgGCTCATAGTTTCTTCAACTTCTGCAGGCTGCTCGTGCTCTTCTTGTGGCTCTTCGCCAACAATGCAG GTTTATGTTGGGCCCAAGGTGCaaatggaggaagaagaagagcatTGGTGCCGGCCATGTTCATATTTGGTGACTCTTTGATCGACAATGGCAACAACAATAATTTGCCTTCACTTGCTAAGGCCAACTACTTACCTTATGGGATCGATTTCAACGGCGGGCCCACCGGAAGATTCTCCAACGGCTACACCATGGTCGACACCATCG CTGAGTTGCTTGGACTTCCGTTGATCCCTCCTTACTCTGAGGCTTCCGGCAATCAAATGagatttggagttaattatGCGTCTGCTGCTGCTGGAATTCTTGACATCACAGGCAGAAATttt GTGAGCCGAATTCCGTTCAACCAGCAGATCAAAAACTTCGAGAACACTCTGGATCAGCTGACGGGCCGCCTCGGGGCTGCGGAGATGGCGCAGGAGCTGGCTCGCTGCATCTTCTTTGTCGGAATGGGCAGCAACGACTACCTCAACAACTACCTCATGCCCAACTACGACACCAAAAATCAGTACAACGGCCAGCAGTATGCAGATTTCTTAGTTCAGCAGTATACACAGCAGCTCACC AGATTGTACAACCTGGGAGCTAGGAAGTTCGTGATAGCCGGATTAGGCCTAATGGGGTGCATCCCGAGCATCCTCGCCCAGAGCAGGAGCGGGGCTTGCTCCGAGGAAGTGAACCAGCTCATCGTCCCCTTCAACACCAACACCAAGGCCATGATAAACAAGCTCATTACTAATCTCCCCGGCGTCCACTTCTCCTACATTGACGTCCACAACATGTTCCAAGATCTCCTCGCTAACGCCAGATCATACG GTTTCAGTGTGGTGAACCGCGGGTGCTGTGGCATTGGGCGGAACAGAGGGCAGATAACTTGCCTGCCGATGCAGACGCCGTGCCCCAACAGGAACCGCTACGTATTCTGGGATGCGTTTCACCCCACAGAGGCCGTCAACATCTTGTTTGGGAACAAGGCCTTCAATGGGGGCACTGATGTTGTTTATCCTTACAATATCGACCAACTCGCTCGTCTTTGA
- the LOC131010265 gene encoding GDSL esterase/lipase At1g33811 isoform X2 — MAIHQQYYLWAMLLSLYLAAAEACNNNGCSQVPGFFIFGDSLVDNGNNNDMLTLARADYSPYGVDFPNGATGRFTNGRTFVDVLAQLLGFPNYIPPYAEARGRALLQGANYASGASGIRDETGNNLELYNLGARKVVVAGVGPIGCIPYQLARFDGKGSRCNDEINSAISLFNAGLRRAVDAFNRGRLPGARFVYLDSFQSSQDLVENATSYGFEVIDEGCCGVGRNNGQITCLPLQMPCDERWKYVFWDAFHPTEAANVILAKRAYASKTRSHAYPINIQHLALL, encoded by the exons ATGGCTATTCACCAACAATATTATTTGTGGGCTATGCTTCTTTCCTTGTATTTAGCAGCTGCCGAGGCTTGCAACAACAATGGCTGCTCACAAGTACCAGGTTTCTTCATATTTGGAGATTCCTTAGTTGACAATGGCAATAACAATGACATGTTGACTCTTGCTAGGGCTGACTACAGCCCTTACGGCGTTGATTTTCCCAACGGTGCCACGGGGCGTTTCACCAACGGCCGTACCTTTGTCGACGTGTTAG CTCAGTTGTTAGGGTTTCCTAACTACATTCCTCCCTATGCTGAGGCTCGTGGTCGAGCCCTGCTGCAGGGAGCCAATTACGCTTCGGGGGCCTCTGGAATACGAGATGAAACAGGAAATAATTTG GAGCTGTACAATTTGGGGGCGAGGAAGGTGGTGGTGGCCGGAGTAGGGCCGATAGGCTGCATACCCTATCAGCTAGCGCGGTTCGATGGAAAGGGCAGCAGATGCAACGACGAGATCAACTCCGCCATCTCCCTCTTCAACGCCGGCCTCAGAAGGGCCGTGGACGCCTTCAACAGAGGCCGCCTGCCCGGCGCCAGATTCGTCTACCTCGACTCCTTCCAGAGCAGCCAAGATTTGGTCGAAAATGCAACATCATATG GATTCGAAGTGATTGACGAGGGATGTTGCGGCGTGGGGAGGAACAACGGGCAGATCACATGCCTTCCGCTTCAGATGCCGTGTGACGAGCGCTGGAAATACGTATTCTGGGACGCCTTTCATCCCACAGAAGCCGCCAACGTCATTCTCGCCAAAAGAGCATACGCTTCCAAGACCAGATCTCATGCATACCCTATAAACATACAGCACTTAGCCCTGCTCTAG
- the LOC131010266 gene encoding uncharacterized protein LOC131010266 isoform X1, giving the protein MELKLSQSSLPTPIFNPSSFFPKHFALLSQRWKLDIQRIAGKGRFASKKNLVHVVKEGETLTSISKLYGVPVLEIADSNKEIADVNIVFEGQRLQIPSAVAGCAQLCDFEGHLLPNGSARLGFHIRQWKTQISSTMPFHQFSIAKAAGSFPILVAVVALCIVCIMGAFRIILAKNSRQKSADKSSNCARWRTALSELRDPDSLDAESAPDSDLQLQPLPDDKEQFHLEDASHGYNKLEGEYEKFLSECGMSSYGYWRGGSPQ; this is encoded by the exons ATGGAACTGAAGCTTAGCCAATCTTCTCTTCCCACACCCATCTTCAATCCATCTTCTTTTTTTCCCAAGCATTTTGCTCTACTTTCTCAG AGATGGAAACTTGATATTCAGAGGATTGCTGGGAAGGGCCGTTTCGCGAGCAAGAAAAACTTGGTTCATGTAgttaaaga AGGTGAAACTCTGACTTCAATTTCAAAACTGTATGGGGTGCCAGTTCTTGAAATTGCTGATTCGAACAAGGAGATTGCTGATGTCAACATCGTTTTCGAAGGCCAACGTCTCCAAATCCCTTCTGCTGTTGCTGGATGTGCTCAATTG TGCGACTTCGAGGGACATCTATTGCCAAATGGATCTGCTAGGTTAGGATTTCATATCAGACAATGGAAGACTCAGATCTCCTCCACCATGCCATTCCATCAATTTTCCATT GCTAAGGCCGCCGGCTCATTTCCCATTCTGGTTGCTGTGGTAGCCCTTTGCATCGTATGCATAATGGGCGCGTTTCGGATCATACTCGCCAAAAATTCGAGACAGAAATCTGCAGATAAATCGTCTAACTGTGCGCGATGGAGAACAGCTCTTAGTGAGTTGAGAGATCCAGACTCGCTGGATGCTGAATCTGCACCAGATTCTGAT TTGCAGTTGCAGCCGTTGCCAGACGACAAGGAGCAGTTTCACCTCGAAGATGCTTCGCATGGTTATAACAAACTTGAAGGTGAGTACGAGAAATTTCTTTCGGAATGTGGAATGAGCAGTTATGGCTACTGGCGTGGAGGTTCACCACAATAG
- the LOC131009746 gene encoding uncharacterized protein LOC131009746 has translation MYGKIWNAPAPYKARVTAWRCLRNRLATCDNLIKRKVALQVEDSWCNSCVAHEETAAHLFLHCPKAGQVWDLIQQWIGQRTARPQGILQHFSIFVHGGKGKSSRKFLKALWICTIWLIWKNRNVSRFEGKVWDAQHMALEIKGRMWS, from the coding sequence ATGTATGGGAAAATTTGGAATGCTCCTGCTCCTTATAAGGCGAGAGTCACAGCTTGGAGATGTCTTCGCAATAGATTGGCAACTTGTGATAATCTCATCAAGAGGAAGGTGGCGCTGCAGGTGGAGGATAGCTGGTGTAATTCATGTGTGGCGCATGAAGAAACAGCGGCGCACCTTTTCCTCCATTGTCCAAAGGCCGGTCAGGTGTGGGACCTCATTCAACAGTGGATCGGGCAGAGAACGGCGAGACCACAAGGTATTCTGCAACATTTCTCTATCTTTGTTCACGGTGGAAAAGGGAAAAGTAGTAGGAAGTTCCTCAAAGCGCTATGGATTTGCACGATCTGGCTGATCTGGAAGAATAGGAATGTGAGCAGATTTGAAGGAAAGGTTTGGGATGCCCAACATATGGCTTTAGAGATCAAAGGAAGAATGTGGAGCTAG
- the LOC131010266 gene encoding uncharacterized protein LOC131010266 isoform X2, which translates to MELKLSQSSLPTPIFNPSSFFPKHFALLSQRWKLDIQRIAGKGRFASKKNLVHFLKLLIRTRRLLMSTSFSKANVSKSLLLLLDVLNCSIFLMFDLPYQCDFEGHLLPNGSARLGFHIRQWKTQISSTMPFHQFSIAKAAGSFPILVAVVALCIVCIMGAFRIILAKNSRQKSADKSSNCARWRTALSELRDPDSLDAESAPDSDLQLQPLPDDKEQFHLEDASHGYNKLEGEYEKFLSECGMSSYGYWRGGSPQ; encoded by the exons ATGGAACTGAAGCTTAGCCAATCTTCTCTTCCCACACCCATCTTCAATCCATCTTCTTTTTTTCCCAAGCATTTTGCTCTACTTTCTCAG AGATGGAAACTTGATATTCAGAGGATTGCTGGGAAGGGCCGTTTCGCGAGCAAGAAAAACTTGGTTCAT TTCTTGAAATTGCTGATTCGAACAAGGAGATTGCTGATGTCAACATCGTTTTCGAAGGCCAACGTCTCCAAATCCCTTCTGCTGTTGCTGGATGTGCTCAATTG TTCAATCTTTCTTATGTTCGATCTTCCGTATCAGTGCGACTTCGAGGGACATCTATTGCCAAATGGATCTGCTAGGTTAGGATTTCATATCAGACAATGGAAGACTCAGATCTCCTCCACCATGCCATTCCATCAATTTTCCATT GCTAAGGCCGCCGGCTCATTTCCCATTCTGGTTGCTGTGGTAGCCCTTTGCATCGTATGCATAATGGGCGCGTTTCGGATCATACTCGCCAAAAATTCGAGACAGAAATCTGCAGATAAATCGTCTAACTGTGCGCGATGGAGAACAGCTCTTAGTGAGTTGAGAGATCCAGACTCGCTGGATGCTGAATCTGCACCAGATTCTGAT TTGCAGTTGCAGCCGTTGCCAGACGACAAGGAGCAGTTTCACCTCGAAGATGCTTCGCATGGTTATAACAAACTTGAAGGTGAGTACGAGAAATTTCTTTCGGAATGTGGAATGAGCAGTTATGGCTACTGGCGTGGAGGTTCACCACAATAG